One Brassica oleracea var. oleracea cultivar TO1000 chromosome C7, BOL, whole genome shotgun sequence genomic window carries:
- the LOC106302185 gene encoding probable polyamine oxidase 5, translated as MFCQSNLSPFIHLLRSPSFIVFHRSIHTTHRETTMTKKPRIVIIGAGMAGLTAANKLYTHSNNNTFDLSVVEGGSRIGGRINTSEFSSEKIEMGATWIHGIGGSPVYKIAEEAGSLVSDEPWECMDSTVDKARTFAEGGFEVDPSVVEPISGLFNALMELAQRKKKMKEITQNDVVSGSGGIYGNATSVGSFFALMELAQGKKKEIEKEIPQNDVVSCIYENATSVGSFLKSAFEAYRDATGNGSLEEAIFTMFSNTQRTYTSADDLSTLDYAAESEYQMFPGEEITIAKGYVSVIHHLASVLPQGVIQLNRTVAKIEWESCEECPVKLHFSDGSVVFADHVIVTVSLGVLKAGIESDDELFSPPLPEFKSDAIKRLGYGVVNKLFVEVSERNFPSLQLVFDREDSDSKFVKIPWWMRRTATIAPIHSNSKVLLSWFAGKEALELEKLTDEEIIDGVLTTISCLTGKQVKNGYVNGYDDEVLRITKVLKSKWGGDPLFRGSYSYVAVGSSGDDLDALAEPLPKINKKGGEGNCHDQTKVHELQVMFAGEATHRTHYSTTHGAYYSGLREANRLLKHYKCDF; from the coding sequence ATGTTCTGTCAAAGCAATCTATCTCCATTCATTCACCTCCTCCGCTCTCCTTCCTTTATCGTTTTTCATCGAAGCATACACACAACCCACAGAGAGACAACAATGACGAAAAAACCGAGAATCGTGATCATCGGAGCCGGAATGGCCGGTCTCACGGCGGCGAACAAGCTCTACACCCACTCCAACAACAACACCTTCGACCTCTCCGTCGTCGAAGGCGGGTCCAGAATCGGCGGGAGGATCAACACCTCTGAGTTCTCCTCCGAGAAGATAGAGATGGGCGCCACGTGGATACACGGCATCGGCGGAAGCCCCGTTTACAAAATCGCCGAGGAGGCTGGCTCCCTCGTCTCCGACGAGCCGTGGGAATGCATGGACTCCACCGTCGATAAAGCTAGGACCTTTGCTGAAGGCGGCTTCGAGGTTGACCCTTCCGTCGTCGAACCTATCTCGGGGCTGTTCAACGCTCTCATGGAGTTAGCTCAGAGGAAAAAGAAAATGAAAGAGATCACTCAAAACGACGTCGTTTCGGGATCGGGTGGTATTTACGGAAATGCCACTAGTGTTGGGTCGTTCTTTGCTCTCATGGAGTTAGCTCAGGGCAAAAAGAAAGAGATAGAGAAAGAGATCCCTCAAAACGACGTCGTTTCGTGTATTTACGAAAATGCCACTAGTGTTGGGTCGTTCTTGAAATCTGCTTTCGAGGCTTACCGGGACGCAACAGGCAATGGATCGCTCGAAGAAGCTATCTTTACGATGTTTAGCAACACGCAGAGGACGTACACGTCAGCAGATGATCTCTCGACGCTTGACTACGCGGCGGAGAGCGAGTACCAGATGTTTCCAGGGGAAGAGATCACTATAGCTAAAGGCTACGTGAGCGTGATTCACCACTTGGCCTCTGTACTTCCTCAAGGTGTTATCCAGCTGAACCGAACGGTCGCGAAGATCGAGTGGGAGAGTTGTGAAGAGTGTCCAGTGAAGCTGCATTTCTCAGATGGGTCTGTTGTGTTTGCAGATCATGTTATTGTTACTGTCTCCTTAGGTGTGCTTAAGGCAGGGATTGAGAGTGATGACGAATTGTTTAGTCCTCCTTTGCCTGAGTTCAAATCAGACGCTATCAAGAGGTTAGGCTACGGAGTTGTCAACAAGCTCTTCGTGGAAGTGTCTGAAAGGAACTTCCCGTCGTTGCAGCTTGTGTTTGACCGGGAGGATTCGGATTCTAAGTTCGTGAAAATACCGTGGTGGATGAGGAGAACCGCGACGATAGCACCAATCCACAGCAATTCGAAGGTCTTGCTTTCTTGGTTTGCAGGGAAAGAAGCTCTAGAGCTTGAGAAACTAACCGATGAGGAGATTATAGATGGTGTCTTGACCACTATCTCTTGCTTGACAGGCAAGCAAGTGAAAAATGGCTATGTGAATGGTTATGATGATGAAGTCTTGAGAATCACTAAGGTCTTGAAGAGCAAATGGGGAGGAGATCCTCTGTTCCGCGGCTCGTATTCTTATGTGGCGGTGGGGTCAAGTGGTGATGACCTAGACGCCTTGGCTGAGCCATTGCCAAAGATTAACAAGAAGGGTGGTGAGGGAAATTGTCATGATCAAACCAAGGTTCATGAGCTTCAAGTCATGTTTGCAGGGGAAGCAACACATAGAACGCATTATTCCACAACTCATGGTGCTTACTATAGTGGATTAAGGGAAGCCAATAGGCTTCTCAAGCATTACAAATGTGATTTTTGA